One Pongo pygmaeus isolate AG05252 chromosome 10, NHGRI_mPonPyg2-v2.0_pri, whole genome shotgun sequence genomic window carries:
- the RASSF9 gene encoding ras association domain-containing protein 9 isoform X2, translating into MGLHHSKSPTKDMDSEEKEIVVWVCQEEKIVCGLTKRTTSADVIQALLEEHEAMFGEKRFLLGKPSDYCIIEKWRGSERVLPPLTRILKLWKAWGDEQPNMQFVLVKADAFLPVPLWRTAEAKLVQNTEKLWELSPANYMKTLPPDKQKRIVRKTFRKLAKIKQDTVSHDRDNMETLVHLIISQDHTINQQVKRMKELDLEIEKCEAKFHLDRVENDGENYVQDAYLMSSFSEVEQNLDLQYEGNQTLEDLSESDGIEQLEERLKYYRMLIDKLSAEIEKEVKSVCIDINEDAEGEAASELESSNLESVKCDLEKSMKAGLKIHSHLSGIQKEIKYSDSLLQTKAKEYELLAKEFNSLHISNKDGCQLKENRAKESEVPSSNGEIPPFTQGVFSNYTNDTDSDTGISSNHSQDSETTVGDVVLLST; encoded by the exons ATGGGTCTCCACCATTCCAA atcTCCCACTAAAGACATGGATTCAGAAGAGAAGGAAATTGTGGTTTGGGTTTGTCAAGAAGAGAAGATTGTCTGTGGGCTGACTAAACGCACCACCTCTGCTGatgtcatccaggctttgcttGAGGAACATGAGGCTATGTTTGGAGAGAAACGATTTCTTCTGGGGAAGCCCAGTGATTACTGCATCATAGAGAAGTGGAGAGGCTCCGAAAGGGTTCTTCCTCCACTAACTAGAATCCTGAAGCTTTGGAAAGCGTGGGGAGATGAGCAGCCCAATATGCAATTTGTTTTGGTTAAAGCAGATGCTTTTCTTCCAGTTCCTTTGTGGCGGACAGCTGAAGCCAAATTAGtgcaaaacacagaaaaattgtGGGAGCTCAGCCCAGCAAACTACATGAAGACATTACCAccagataaacaaaaaagaatagtCAGAAAAACTTTCCGGAAACTGGCTAAAATTAAGCAGGACACAGTTTCTCATGATCGAGATAATATGGAGACATTAGTTCATCTGATCATTTCCCAGGACCATACTATTAATCAGCAAGTCAAGAGAATGAAAGAGCTGGATCTGGAAATTGAAAAGTGTGAAGCTAAGTTCCATCTTGATAGAGTAGAAAATGATGGAGAAAACTATGTTCAGGATGCATATTTAATGTCCAGTTTCAGTGAAGTTGAGCAAAATCTAGACTTGCAGTATGAGGGAAACCAGACTCTGGAGGACCTGAGCGAAAGTGATGGAATCGAACAGCTGGAAGAACGACTAAAATATTACCGAATGCTCATTGATAAGCTCTCTGctgaaatagaaaaggaagtaaaaagcGTTTGCATTGATATAAATGAAGATGCGGAAGGAGAAGCTGCAAGTGAACTGGAAAGCTCTAATTTAGAGAGTGTTAAGTGTGATTTGGAGAAAAGCATGAAAGCTGGTTTGAAAATTCACTCTCATTTGAGTGGCATCCAGAAAGAGATTAAATACAGTGACTCATTGCTTCAGACGAAAGCAAAAGAATATGAACTCCTGGCCAAGGAATTCAATTCACTTCACATTAGCAACAAAGATGGGTGCCAGTTAAAGGAAAACAGAGCGAAGGAATCTGAGGTTCCCAGTAGCAATGGGGAGATTCCTCCCTTTACTCAAGGAGTATTTAGCAATTACACAAATGACACAGACTCAGACACTGGTATCAGTTCTAACCACAGTCAGGACTCCGAAACAACCGTAGGAGATGTGGTGCTGTTGTCAACATAG
- the RASSF9 gene encoding ras association domain-containing protein 9 isoform X1 — MAPFGRNLLKTRHKNRSPTKDMDSEEKEIVVWVCQEEKIVCGLTKRTTSADVIQALLEEHEAMFGEKRFLLGKPSDYCIIEKWRGSERVLPPLTRILKLWKAWGDEQPNMQFVLVKADAFLPVPLWRTAEAKLVQNTEKLWELSPANYMKTLPPDKQKRIVRKTFRKLAKIKQDTVSHDRDNMETLVHLIISQDHTINQQVKRMKELDLEIEKCEAKFHLDRVENDGENYVQDAYLMSSFSEVEQNLDLQYEGNQTLEDLSESDGIEQLEERLKYYRMLIDKLSAEIEKEVKSVCIDINEDAEGEAASELESSNLESVKCDLEKSMKAGLKIHSHLSGIQKEIKYSDSLLQTKAKEYELLAKEFNSLHISNKDGCQLKENRAKESEVPSSNGEIPPFTQGVFSNYTNDTDSDTGISSNHSQDSETTVGDVVLLST; from the exons ATGGCTCCCTTTGGAAGAAACTTGCTAAAGACTCGGCATAAAAACAG atcTCCCACTAAAGACATGGATTCAGAAGAGAAGGAAATTGTGGTTTGGGTTTGTCAAGAAGAGAAGATTGTCTGTGGGCTGACTAAACGCACCACCTCTGCTGatgtcatccaggctttgcttGAGGAACATGAGGCTATGTTTGGAGAGAAACGATTTCTTCTGGGGAAGCCCAGTGATTACTGCATCATAGAGAAGTGGAGAGGCTCCGAAAGGGTTCTTCCTCCACTAACTAGAATCCTGAAGCTTTGGAAAGCGTGGGGAGATGAGCAGCCCAATATGCAATTTGTTTTGGTTAAAGCAGATGCTTTTCTTCCAGTTCCTTTGTGGCGGACAGCTGAAGCCAAATTAGtgcaaaacacagaaaaattgtGGGAGCTCAGCCCAGCAAACTACATGAAGACATTACCAccagataaacaaaaaagaatagtCAGAAAAACTTTCCGGAAACTGGCTAAAATTAAGCAGGACACAGTTTCTCATGATCGAGATAATATGGAGACATTAGTTCATCTGATCATTTCCCAGGACCATACTATTAATCAGCAAGTCAAGAGAATGAAAGAGCTGGATCTGGAAATTGAAAAGTGTGAAGCTAAGTTCCATCTTGATAGAGTAGAAAATGATGGAGAAAACTATGTTCAGGATGCATATTTAATGTCCAGTTTCAGTGAAGTTGAGCAAAATCTAGACTTGCAGTATGAGGGAAACCAGACTCTGGAGGACCTGAGCGAAAGTGATGGAATCGAACAGCTGGAAGAACGACTAAAATATTACCGAATGCTCATTGATAAGCTCTCTGctgaaatagaaaaggaagtaaaaagcGTTTGCATTGATATAAATGAAGATGCGGAAGGAGAAGCTGCAAGTGAACTGGAAAGCTCTAATTTAGAGAGTGTTAAGTGTGATTTGGAGAAAAGCATGAAAGCTGGTTTGAAAATTCACTCTCATTTGAGTGGCATCCAGAAAGAGATTAAATACAGTGACTCATTGCTTCAGACGAAAGCAAAAGAATATGAACTCCTGGCCAAGGAATTCAATTCACTTCACATTAGCAACAAAGATGGGTGCCAGTTAAAGGAAAACAGAGCGAAGGAATCTGAGGTTCCCAGTAGCAATGGGGAGATTCCTCCCTTTACTCAAGGAGTATTTAGCAATTACACAAATGACACAGACTCAGACACTGGTATCAGTTCTAACCACAGTCAGGACTCCGAAACAACCGTAGGAGATGTGGTGCTGTTGTCAACATAG